Proteins found in one Aneurinibacillus uraniidurans genomic segment:
- a CDS encoding xanthine dehydrogenase family protein molybdopterin-binding subunit → MNHLDIIGKSVPRKEALEKVTGAATYTNDYIEVGVLHAKMTTSIYAHAKIKSIDTSEAWKVPGVRAIVTGKQFPYLTGAPLEDRPPIAVDKVRYYGEPVAVVVADHEFQAKRAAEMIKVEYERLPVVNSPSEAIKSTAPLVHENLGQYRHFGDVYPEANTNIANRTKIRKGNMEKGWLESEVMVEATFSFPQSDHAAMETRCARAEILPDGRTIIYSASQSPFIIKRSISRYFNISPGKIIVHTPLVGGAFGGKVAVQLELIAYLASRAVGGRMVKLVNTREEDFVTSPVHIGLDASVKLGCTKNGKITAAEITYLFDSGAYSDRAAIISKAAAVGCTGPYSIENVWCDSLCMYTNHPYATAFRGFGHSEFTFVIERTMDLLANKLTMDPLALRLKNAIAPGDTSPTQVPLNASKIGDLPKCIEKLYRLINWDEGQRIEIGKNKYRAKGIGCFWKTSNTPTDAGSGAVLTFNIDGSINLSCGVVEIGQGTKTALAQIVAERMKMDVNYIHVMMEVNTEANPEHWKTAASRSLFMAGRAVLAAADDAIQQLYRTASIVLRCSPEDLEVGAGRIFLKANPSIGIEINEIAYGYVYPNGNSIGGQVIGRGNYIMKHLTELDPNTGKGNPGPDWTVGVQAIEVEFDTKEYTYKIIRAASVIDAGKVINKNLAYGQVTGGMCLGLSFASREAFSFSNTGIIQNQQLRTYKIMRLGENPEYLVDFVETPTSEGPYGLRGLGEMGVIGIPAALANSLSAAAGVALNQLPLTPELIWKTKKGDQRDRI, encoded by the coding sequence ATGAATCATTTAGATATCATAGGAAAAAGCGTCCCAAGAAAAGAAGCCTTAGAAAAAGTGACAGGAGCGGCTACATATACAAATGATTATATAGAAGTTGGAGTTTTGCATGCAAAGATGACGACAAGCATCTATGCCCATGCAAAAATTAAATCGATTGATACCTCGGAAGCATGGAAAGTACCTGGTGTTCGAGCGATCGTAACAGGGAAGCAGTTTCCTTACCTTACAGGGGCGCCTTTGGAAGATCGGCCTCCAATTGCAGTAGATAAAGTTAGATATTATGGTGAACCCGTTGCCGTTGTCGTTGCTGATCATGAGTTTCAAGCGAAGAGAGCCGCCGAAATGATCAAAGTAGAGTATGAACGTCTGCCAGTTGTAAACTCCCCCAGTGAAGCCATAAAAAGCACCGCCCCTTTAGTCCATGAAAACCTGGGTCAATATCGGCATTTTGGAGATGTGTATCCAGAGGCCAATACGAATATAGCAAACCGGACGAAAATACGAAAAGGAAATATGGAAAAAGGCTGGCTAGAGAGTGAAGTAATGGTAGAAGCTACTTTTTCATTCCCCCAATCCGATCATGCCGCAATGGAAACCCGATGTGCCCGGGCAGAAATTTTACCGGATGGACGCACGATCATTTATTCCGCTTCTCAATCCCCTTTTATCATCAAAAGATCAATCAGCCGTTACTTCAATATTAGTCCAGGAAAAATTATCGTACATACTCCTTTAGTTGGCGGGGCATTCGGAGGGAAGGTAGCTGTACAATTGGAGTTGATCGCGTATTTAGCTTCGCGTGCTGTAGGTGGTCGAATGGTCAAGCTAGTGAACACGAGAGAAGAGGATTTTGTCACTTCTCCTGTTCATATCGGGCTCGATGCCAGCGTCAAGCTCGGGTGTACAAAAAACGGAAAAATCACAGCCGCAGAAATTACGTATTTATTTGACAGCGGCGCTTATTCAGACAGGGCAGCTATCATTAGCAAAGCAGCAGCTGTAGGTTGTACCGGCCCTTATAGTATTGAAAATGTGTGGTGTGATTCTTTATGTATGTACACCAATCATCCATATGCAACCGCCTTTAGAGGATTTGGACATTCAGAGTTTACCTTCGTTATAGAAAGAACCATGGATTTGTTAGCAAATAAGCTTACGATGGACCCTTTGGCCTTACGATTGAAAAATGCGATAGCTCCGGGAGATACCTCACCGACTCAAGTTCCCCTTAACGCTAGTAAAATAGGAGACTTACCAAAGTGTATAGAGAAATTATATCGCTTAATCAATTGGGATGAAGGTCAAAGAATCGAAATCGGAAAGAACAAATATAGAGCAAAAGGGATCGGGTGCTTTTGGAAAACTTCTAATACGCCTACGGATGCCGGATCGGGAGCGGTTCTGACTTTTAATATAGACGGTAGCATCAATCTGAGCTGCGGGGTAGTTGAGATTGGCCAGGGGACAAAAACAGCACTCGCACAAATCGTAGCTGAGCGAATGAAAATGGATGTGAATTACATTCATGTCATGATGGAGGTCAATACGGAAGCAAATCCTGAACATTGGAAAACGGCTGCAAGCAGAAGCCTTTTTATGGCGGGTCGAGCTGTTCTAGCAGCGGCTGACGATGCCATTCAACAACTGTATAGAACCGCTTCTATCGTCTTACGGTGTTCGCCGGAAGATCTGGAAGTGGGGGCAGGAAGGATATTTTTAAAAGCGAACCCTAGCATCGGCATCGAGATTAACGAGATTGCTTACGGTTATGTGTATCCGAATGGAAATTCCATTGGAGGACAGGTGATCGGGCGAGGTAATTATATTATGAAACATTTAACGGAACTAGACCCGAATACAGGAAAAGGAAATCCAGGCCCGGACTGGACAGTAGGTGTGCAAGCAATCGAAGTAGAGTTCGATACAAAAGAGTACACGTACAAGATTATAAGAGCAGCGTCCGTTATTGATGCTGGAAAGGTAATAAATAAAAATTTGGCTTACGGACAGGTTACAGGTGGAATGTGCTTAGGATTAAGTTTTGCTAGTAGAGAGGCTTTTTCGTTTAGTAATACAGGGATCATTCAAAATCAGCAATTACGCACCTATAAAATTATGCGTTTAGGGGAGAATCCGGAGTATCTCGTTGATTTTGTCGAAACTCCAACTAGTGAGGGACCTTATGGGTTGCGCGGACTTGGAGAGATGGGGGTCATTGGGATACCGGCGGCGCTGGCAAATAGCTTATCTGCAGCAGCTGGAGTCGCGCTTAATCAGCTGCCGCTGACACCTGAGCTCATATGGAAGACAAAAAAGGGGGATCAGCGTGATCGCATTTGA
- a CDS encoding MarR family winged helix-turn-helix transcriptional regulator has translation MENEEQKVMRSTQLLRSFWHVQKNIMRLVQKTAVENGLSIPQYTVLMTITLHKEMTQKKVGEKTFLPKSTLSQAVDGLVRAGLLHRQQVEGNRREMQLAITEKGEALLKTIHLQEGGIHQLFQFVSELMTDKQYEELLETHLQITNYLEAKIVEQGGETK, from the coding sequence ATGGAGAATGAAGAGCAAAAAGTAATGCGTTCCACACAATTATTGCGTTCATTTTGGCATGTGCAAAAGAATATCATGCGATTGGTGCAAAAGACAGCGGTAGAAAATGGCTTATCCATTCCGCAATATACGGTTTTGATGACCATTACACTCCATAAGGAAATGACGCAAAAGAAAGTGGGCGAAAAGACGTTTCTTCCGAAAAGCACGCTGAGCCAGGCGGTTGATGGACTCGTTCGAGCAGGTTTGCTCCATCGTCAGCAAGTGGAAGGTAACCGGCGGGAGATGCAGCTCGCGATTACCGAAAAGGGAGAAGCACTTTTAAAAACGATTCATCTTCAAGAAGGTGGTATTCATCAACTATTTCAATTTGTAAGTGAATTAATGACGGATAAGCAGTATGAAGAGCTGCTAGAAACGCATCTGCAAATTACCAATTATTTAGAAGCAAAAATAGTAGAGCAAGGAGGGGAGACAAAATGA
- a CDS encoding PspA/IM30 family protein, which yields MGILKRIKSITMAEINKVLDQVEDPISMLNQYMREMEEEIAKGQHALAKQIFLEKRQLALIIDTEEVLAKRERQAKLAVTKGEDNIAALALQEKLLQEKKRSLYKEQYEMIKGQTSLLEEKINQLKEQYNELQHKRLLLLSRANVAQSLKQLDNAVVSLNTDNIARGFARAEERIVMMESEIEANTRLSNISPSSSYAIDPSVQEEVQKQLAQLKETAKETSV from the coding sequence ATGGGAATCTTAAAACGAATTAAAAGTATTACAATGGCTGAGATAAATAAAGTACTTGATCAAGTCGAAGATCCAATTAGTATGCTGAATCAATATATGAGGGAAATGGAGGAGGAAATCGCAAAAGGCCAGCACGCTCTTGCGAAGCAAATCTTCCTTGAGAAAAGACAGCTGGCATTGATTATAGACACAGAGGAAGTACTGGCTAAAAGAGAGCGTCAGGCAAAACTTGCTGTAACAAAAGGAGAAGACAACATTGCAGCACTGGCGCTTCAGGAAAAACTGCTTCAGGAGAAAAAGAGAAGTCTATATAAAGAGCAGTATGAAATGATAAAAGGACAAACAAGCCTCCTGGAGGAAAAAATCAATCAGCTAAAAGAACAATATAATGAATTACAGCACAAAAGACTTCTGTTGCTTTCCCGGGCTAATGTAGCTCAATCGCTTAAACAACTAGACAATGCAGTCGTTTCCTTGAATACAGACAACATAGCCAGAGGCTTTGCTCGTGCTGAAGAACGAATTGTTATGATGGAATCTGAAATAGAAGCTAACACCCGGCTATCAAACATTTCGCCAAGTTCTTCTTATGCAATTGACCCTTCCGTTCAAGAAGAGGTACAAAAACAATTAGCACAACTAAAGGAGACAGCGAAAGAAACAAGTGTATAA
- a CDS encoding ABC transporter ATP-binding protein, protein MIKILKNLSVYKWIVLAVFGLVLVQSMADLFLPTLMADIVNKGVIAGDTSYIWKIGGWMLLVSALGAFASVIASYCSSKAAMGLGRDIRRKVFNHVENFSLQEFDEMGTASLITRTTNDIAQVQQVVIMMLRMVISAPIMLIGGIIMAVSKDAKLSLIIVVTMPVLIGAVLLILNKGVPLFQTVQKRLDRLNLVLRENLTGIRVIRAFNREPEEKVRLTQANKELTDVSIKVNKVMAFMMPTMMLVMNLTIVGIIWFGGIRIDNGDMQIGDLMAFIQYVMQIMFALVMASMMFIMIPRAAVSAKRINEVLDKEPTFQDMGTAKADREKGSLEFEHVTFRYPGAEQPALSDISFTAKPGEVTAIIGGTGSGKSTLVNLIPRFYDVSSGTIRVNGVDIREASHEEVRSKIGFVPQKAMLFTGTIADNIRFGKPDAAQDEIEHAARIAQAEDFIRRMKDGYHAAIEQGGSNLSGGQKQRLSIARALIRKPDLYIFDDSFSALDFKTDAKLRAALKEETKYATVLLVAQRVSTVIDADRIIVLDHGRMAGMGTHEELLKTNDVYREIALSQLSEEEIA, encoded by the coding sequence ATGATAAAAATACTGAAAAACTTATCTGTTTATAAATGGATCGTTTTAGCTGTTTTCGGTCTTGTCCTTGTTCAATCAATGGCAGATCTTTTTTTGCCTACATTAATGGCGGATATTGTAAATAAGGGAGTTATAGCAGGAGATACTTCTTACATCTGGAAAATTGGCGGATGGATGCTGCTAGTTTCAGCACTAGGAGCTTTTGCCTCGGTTATCGCAAGCTACTGTTCGTCGAAAGCGGCCATGGGATTAGGGCGTGATATTCGTCGCAAAGTCTTCAATCATGTTGAAAACTTTTCATTGCAAGAATTTGACGAAATGGGAACCGCATCATTGATCACAAGGACGACGAATGACATCGCGCAAGTTCAGCAAGTCGTTATAATGATGCTGCGCATGGTTATCAGTGCACCTATTATGTTAATCGGTGGAATTATTATGGCAGTGTCGAAGGACGCCAAATTATCACTGATCATTGTTGTCACAATGCCTGTGTTAATTGGTGCAGTACTACTTATTTTGAATAAAGGGGTGCCGCTTTTTCAAACGGTGCAAAAACGACTGGACCGTTTGAACCTTGTATTACGAGAGAATTTAACCGGGATTCGCGTTATTCGTGCCTTTAATCGTGAACCAGAAGAGAAAGTACGTCTTACACAAGCGAATAAAGAGTTGACAGACGTCTCGATTAAAGTAAATAAAGTAATGGCATTCATGATGCCTACGATGATGCTCGTCATGAACTTGACGATTGTCGGGATCATCTGGTTTGGCGGAATTCGCATTGATAATGGGGACATGCAGATTGGGGATTTGATGGCGTTTATCCAGTATGTCATGCAAATCATGTTTGCACTTGTTATGGCATCGATGATGTTCATTATGATTCCACGTGCTGCCGTGTCGGCCAAACGGATTAACGAAGTGCTTGATAAGGAACCGACATTCCAGGATATGGGCACAGCAAAGGCAGATCGTGAAAAAGGCTCGCTTGAATTTGAACATGTGACGTTTCGTTACCCAGGAGCAGAACAGCCTGCATTATCGGATATTAGTTTTACGGCAAAACCTGGTGAGGTTACGGCGATCATTGGGGGAACGGGTTCAGGGAAATCAACGCTTGTCAATTTGATTCCACGCTTTTATGACGTTTCGAGTGGAACCATTCGCGTCAATGGTGTTGATATTCGAGAAGCATCACATGAAGAAGTCCGCTCGAAAATTGGCTTCGTGCCACAAAAGGCGATGCTGTTTACAGGTACGATTGCGGATAACATTCGCTTTGGAAAACCAGATGCAGCACAGGATGAAATTGAACATGCAGCTCGTATTGCGCAAGCGGAAGATTTTATTCGTAGAATGAAAGATGGTTATCACGCAGCAATCGAACAGGGAGGCTCGAACTTATCAGGAGGACAGAAACAGCGACTATCGATTGCGCGAGCCCTGATTCGCAAACCGGATCTTTATATTTTCGATGATAGCTTTTCTGCCCTTGATTTCAAGACAGATGCCAAACTTCGTGCAGCACTGAAAGAGGAGACAAAATATGCGACGGTGTTACTTGTTGCACAGCGCGTTAGTACGGTCATCGACGCCGACCGAATCATCGTGTTAGACCATGGACGCATGGCAGGCATGGGTACACACGAAGAGCTGCTTAAGACAAATGACGTATATCGTGAAATCGCCCTTTCACAGCTCTCAGAGGAGGAAATTGCATGA
- a CDS encoding ABC transporter ATP-binding protein yields MRNPQKPQGGRQMGYGPGAGNMMMMGQKAKDFKGTLRRLLTYLEPRRNQLIAVFFAAILSTVFMVVGPQIMGTAITELFEGAYGKLRGIPGAAIHFDKIGWILLQLGGLYVFSSLFNYVQQYLMSSVAQKTVYSLREDVNAKLAKLPLKYFEGRPNGETLSRVTNDIDTIGSTLQQSMTQFITSIVTIIGIVIMMLSISPMLTLISISSLLASIFVIRPILKRSQKHFADQQRTLGQLNGHIEEMYTGHQVVKAFGHEKKAVAQFDRINEELYKAGRKAQFISGIIMPMMFFIGNIGYVLICVVGGILVTQRAISIGDIQAFITYSKQFTQPITQTANIANIIQSTVAAAERVFELLDEEEETEVITTTSLTRAQGAVTFEHVDFGYGDDLLIKDMNIEVLPGQTVAIVGPTGAGKTTMINLLMRFYELNGGKIKIDGLDTRNMSRSDLRKNFGMVLQDTWLFKGTIKDNIAYGKNGATGEEIYAAARTAHADHFIRMLPEGYETVLNEEASNISQGQKQLLTIARAVLADPPIMILDEATSSVDTRTETYIQQAMNRLMEGRTSFVIAHRLSTIKDADLILVMDQGKVIEQGTHSELLEANGFYADLYNSQFSEKVAG; encoded by the coding sequence ATGAGAAATCCCCAAAAACCTCAAGGCGGTAGGCAGATGGGATATGGCCCAGGTGCCGGCAACATGATGATGATGGGGCAAAAGGCAAAAGATTTTAAAGGAACACTGAGACGTCTTTTGACGTATTTAGAACCACGTCGTAATCAATTAATCGCCGTTTTTTTCGCCGCGATCTTGAGTACTGTCTTTATGGTTGTTGGTCCCCAAATCATGGGGACAGCGATTACAGAATTGTTTGAAGGTGCATACGGGAAGCTGCGAGGCATACCAGGAGCGGCCATTCATTTTGATAAAATTGGTTGGATTCTTCTACAGCTGGGTGGACTGTATGTCTTCAGCAGTCTTTTTAATTACGTGCAACAATATCTTATGTCTAGTGTTGCTCAAAAAACGGTTTACAGTCTTCGAGAAGATGTCAACGCAAAGCTTGCGAAGCTTCCACTCAAATATTTTGAGGGACGTCCGAACGGTGAAACACTCAGCCGTGTCACAAATGACATTGATACCATCGGCAGCACACTTCAACAAAGTATGACGCAGTTTATTACATCGATCGTTACCATTATTGGGATTGTCATCATGATGCTTTCGATCAGTCCGATGTTGACACTCATCTCGATTAGTAGCTTACTAGCTTCAATCTTTGTCATTCGGCCCATCTTGAAAAGATCGCAAAAACATTTTGCCGATCAGCAGCGTACACTTGGTCAGTTAAATGGACATATTGAAGAAATGTATACGGGTCATCAAGTTGTGAAAGCATTTGGACACGAGAAGAAGGCCGTTGCCCAGTTTGATAGAATAAATGAGGAATTGTATAAAGCGGGAAGGAAAGCGCAGTTCATATCCGGGATTATCATGCCGATGATGTTCTTTATCGGGAATATCGGCTATGTTTTGATCTGTGTTGTCGGCGGGATTTTAGTCACGCAACGTGCGATTTCAATCGGTGATATCCAGGCATTTATCACATACTCCAAGCAGTTTACACAGCCAATCACACAAACGGCTAATATCGCAAATATTATTCAGTCAACAGTAGCAGCAGCTGAGCGTGTCTTTGAGCTGCTTGACGAAGAGGAAGAAACAGAAGTAATCACGACTACAAGTTTAACGCGGGCACAAGGTGCGGTAACGTTTGAACATGTGGACTTCGGATATGGCGATGACTTATTAATAAAAGACATGAACATTGAGGTCTTACCTGGACAGACGGTTGCGATCGTTGGACCAACTGGTGCTGGAAAAACGACGATGATTAATCTTTTGATGCGATTTTATGAACTGAATGGCGGAAAGATTAAGATTGATGGTTTGGATACACGGAATATGTCCCGAAGTGATCTGCGCAAGAACTTTGGGATGGTACTACAGGATACGTGGCTCTTTAAAGGAACGATTAAAGATAATATAGCTTATGGGAAAAACGGCGCAACGGGCGAAGAGATATACGCAGCTGCCCGCACGGCTCATGCCGATCATTTTATTCGGATGCTGCCAGAAGGGTATGAGACAGTTCTAAATGAAGAAGCGTCGAATATCTCACAAGGGCAAAAGCAGCTTCTTACAATCGCGCGGGCGGTCCTTGCAGATCCACCGATCATGATCCTGGATGAAGCAACGTCAAGTGTGGATACGCGGACAGAGACGTATATCCAGCAGGCGATGAACCGCTTGATGGAAGGACGAACTAGTTTTGTCATTGCCCATCGCCTCTCAACGATTAAGGATGCTGATTTGATTCTTGTGATGGACCAAGGAAAAGTGATCGAGCAAGGAACACATTCAGAACTGTTAGAGGCAAATGGCTTCTATGCAGATCTTTACAATAGTCAGTTCTCTGAAAAAGTAGCAGGATAA
- a CDS encoding sensor histidine kinase, protein MIYNIRSRIRDWKKDLFVHTQNRLTFQYSALLMVFLTLFITIVYFLVNTTISHEQEQQLQLLADQQASVLTNALQDGKLSPEELDNINALQESGNQFFYEIVDPKGQMIFGKAVIERLQPDIFHALQGWIPQSNEIRYETMLIHPKRHQGPHEAHLGPPPQEERHPIDLMMTGRAIYQGDQLVGVFYTGKDVSFYYELSHRLLIILVTLGILFLGIAFLLSYFMSRRAMIPIRKSFERQRELVADVSHELRTPLSILNSSLDVFKMEEEHLSDFSRKVLGNMQGEIKRMTKLVSDLLTLARSDSGAADLQYERFDLVLPAEQLVASTQTLAHSKEMNLQLTAPSELLVYGDQERIKQLLYILLDNAIKYTPNGGEVKVTLSADTHEKQPALQIVVQDTGSGIPLEEQGRIFDRFYRVDKNRSRQLGGTGLGLSIAKWIVKAHHGTIQVSSTPGKGSRFTVRIPLRYANG, encoded by the coding sequence TTGATATATAATATACGATCACGTATTCGAGACTGGAAAAAGGATTTATTCGTTCATACGCAAAATCGACTAACCTTTCAATACAGCGCCTTACTTATGGTTTTTCTTACACTATTTATTACGATTGTTTATTTTTTGGTGAACACGACAATTTCTCACGAGCAGGAGCAGCAATTGCAGCTGCTTGCTGACCAGCAGGCGAGCGTACTTACGAATGCGTTACAGGACGGCAAACTTAGTCCGGAAGAGTTGGATAATATCAATGCGCTCCAGGAAAGTGGAAACCAATTCTTTTATGAGATCGTGGATCCAAAAGGACAGATGATTTTTGGGAAGGCTGTCATCGAGCGGCTCCAACCGGACATTTTTCATGCCCTGCAAGGATGGATTCCTCAATCAAACGAAATCCGTTATGAAACGATGCTGATTCATCCGAAAAGACATCAGGGGCCTCATGAAGCTCACTTGGGGCCACCACCTCAAGAGGAAAGACATCCGATTGATTTGATGATGACCGGGCGGGCGATTTATCAAGGCGACCAGCTAGTAGGAGTTTTTTATACCGGGAAAGATGTTTCTTTTTACTATGAGTTAAGCCACCGGCTGCTTATCATTCTAGTGACGCTAGGGATTTTATTTTTAGGGATTGCCTTCTTGCTTAGTTATTTTATGTCTAGACGAGCCATGATTCCGATTCGCAAATCCTTTGAACGGCAGCGGGAACTTGTGGCGGATGTTTCCCACGAACTCAGAACACCGCTCAGTATTCTGAACTCGTCGCTTGATGTTTTTAAAATGGAAGAGGAGCATCTGTCGGATTTTTCTCGAAAGGTATTGGGCAATATGCAGGGTGAAATTAAACGAATGACCAAACTGGTTAGCGATTTATTAACACTGGCGCGCTCCGATTCAGGTGCTGCTGATTTGCAATATGAACGCTTCGACTTGGTCCTTCCTGCTGAACAGCTGGTGGCGTCTACTCAGACCCTTGCTCATTCTAAAGAAATGAACCTGCAATTGACCGCCCCTTCTGAACTGCTGGTTTATGGCGATCAGGAACGAATTAAGCAGCTGCTTTATATCCTGCTGGATAATGCGATTAAATATACACCAAATGGAGGGGAAGTGAAAGTGACCCTCTCTGCTGATACACATGAAAAACAGCCGGCGCTGCAGATCGTTGTACAGGATACAGGCAGCGGCATTCCACTAGAGGAACAGGGCCGTATCTTTGATCGGTTTTACAGGGTCGATAAAAATAGATCCCGACAGCTGGGCGGCACAGGTCTTGGTCTATCCATTGCCAAATGGATTGTGAAAGCTCATCATGGGACGATTCAGGTTTCCAGTACACCCGGGAAAGGAAGTAGATTTACAGTTAGAATTCCTCTTAGATACGCAAATGGATAG
- a CDS encoding response regulator transcription factor — MNILLAEDDLLLGELITHLLKQKGGYQVEWVTQGDDAYDYAAGSHYDLLILDWMLPGEEGVRVCSRLREEGYSGAIMMLTAKDALQDRIIGLDAGADDYLVKPFEVDELLARIRALNRRNYAPIQEQIVQIQNITVNLTNRTVSYGEEEILLTPREFQLLDLLVRNKGQVLSREIIYDRIWGYDSDAGIKTIDATVKLLRKKLHAHGQKDMIQSIRGVGYKLDI, encoded by the coding sequence TTGAATATTTTATTGGCGGAAGATGATCTGCTTTTAGGTGAACTGATTACTCATCTTTTGAAACAAAAAGGGGGTTATCAAGTAGAATGGGTGACGCAGGGAGATGATGCATACGATTATGCTGCAGGTTCTCATTATGATCTACTTATTTTGGACTGGATGCTTCCAGGCGAAGAAGGGGTTCGGGTGTGCAGCCGTCTACGGGAAGAAGGATATTCAGGCGCCATCATGATGTTAACGGCAAAAGACGCGCTCCAGGATCGGATCATTGGATTGGATGCGGGAGCAGATGACTATTTAGTGAAACCGTTTGAAGTGGACGAGCTGCTTGCGAGAATACGCGCACTAAACCGGCGCAACTACGCTCCGATTCAGGAACAAATCGTTCAGATACAAAATATTACTGTCAATCTTACCAATCGTACGGTCTCGTACGGCGAGGAAGAAATTCTATTAACGCCCCGGGAATTTCAGCTATTAGATTTACTAGTTCGTAATAAAGGACAAGTGCTGTCGCGTGAGATCATTTACGACAGAATATGGGGATATGACTCTGATGCAGGTATAAAAACCATTGACGCTACGGTTAAACTGCTTCGCAAGAAATTACATGCACATGGTCAAAAGGACATGATTCAAAGCATTCGCGGGGTGGGATATAAACTTGATATATAA